Proteins co-encoded in one Scomber scombrus chromosome 14, fScoSco1.1, whole genome shotgun sequence genomic window:
- the sytl2a gene encoding synaptotagmin-like protein 2 isoform X1: protein MTMDKSASVKNEDKPPEMTEVRTLQLTALQNTPFKEIMNLVDSDAHQETQDERVVQVPEGLSNLKAFWEKENSGPKIIFTREQVRHEDIIKTGIEASHGPQNVQTNSDVKSRGNNLSPQMEMTVENSASSSSALTECSILGDLSKEDGTYRANPVLIYEETDDSLTGSITESLILEPQENTPVPSLTCNRQKQDRDIPVPLPRQSTSSPQEEEPANISELKHFWEKEYTGPRVIAARVKETSSSSILSNKMVPPQSDLSLDSREKSEEEAQTSSYTSKSNVSKPLKVKDKGFVSQSPERSQLRSSGRAEDVQSRDHQVMAESQERPLSPTKSQTPRSKEQEDEVRRSPSKTCHPRVLPRESSSPQRSRLEGSPLKTFPIDINPQIKVVEEQLGKPTPVPRQRKCPSHEVKQTDTKTSTELTSHRLPLDPEDKVHYNSTTHNIQQSSSGSSTAPQSKKASEKKLGTLTRLARSIIPQDFQHYLGPHENAHVPSFHKAAQESPTAAETDGVQRPQSALRDHVGNQSDAPTEGRPSRTSSWIVQSTDGNFSQDTVPAAWFLSGASSGSYDDNSMTAQKRLSSRTTSSKSLENLTSQTREESSITFREQMNLSVDDVASHPPSVSSLSTSKQMNNSVSGPVFQQDETDSDSSPLRWRRNTGSSMSNLSLSSGMASMSSVSGSMSSIYHADCGDIEIQGTVQFAMNYIQKLGEFHIFVVHCRDLAVADTKKSRSDPYVKCYLLPDKTKLGKKKSSVKKKTVNPTYNEILRFKLIMEVLKTQSLNISVWHNDTFGRNSFLGEVNLDLSEWDFNNTQINEYALKARVSAQTSRPAPASLITSRGQMRVALRFLPQTSHSKRTSRMETGEVQIWVKDCKNLPPVRGVIIDPFVKCTVLPDTSRKSKQKTRVVKRTANPMFNHTMVYDGFRPEDLREACVEITVWDHDRLNNHYIGGLRLGLGTGKSYGMEVDWMDSTTNEANLWQKMLQSDGEWVEDVLPLRMFVMAKSISK, encoded by the exons ATGACTATGGACAAATCTGCTAGTGTCAAAAATGAAGATAAACCTCCTGAGATGACAGAGGTCAGAACACTACAGCTTACAGCGCTGCAGAACACTCCgtttaaagaaataatgaatttaGTAGATTCAGATGCTCACCAAGAGACACAAGATGAGAGAGTTGTCCAGGTTCCAGAGGGACTTTCCAATTTGAAAGCTTTCtgggagaaagaaaacagcgGCCCCAAAATAATATTTACCAGAGAGCAGGTGAGGCATGAAGACATCATCAAGACAggaatagaagcttcacatgGCCCTCAAAATGTTCAGACTAACTCGGATGTGAAGAGCAGAGGCAACAACCTTTCACCTCAGATGGAAATGACCGTTGAGAATTCTGCGTCCAGTTCCTCTGCACTGACTGAATGCAGCATCCTGGGAGATTTATCAAAAGAAGATGGTACATACAGAGCTAATCCAGTCCTCATCTATGAGGAGACAGATGATTCTTTAACAGGTTCAATAACAGAGTCACTGATTCTTGAACCACAGGAAAACACTCCTGTACCTTCTCTAACTTGCAACCGCCAAAAGCAAGACAGGGACATACCAGTTCCCCTTCCTAGGCAGTCCACTTCCAGTCCTCAGGAAGAAGAGCCAGCCAACATCAGTGAGCTTAAGCATTTCTGGGAGAAGGAGTATACAGGACCTAGGGTAATTGCTGCAAGAGTTAAGGAAACCTCAAGTAGTTCAATACTCAGTAACAAAATGGTTCCTCCTCAGTCTGACCTGTCCTTAGATAGCAGAGAGAAGTCTGAGGAAGAGGCACAAACATCTTCATACACATCCAAGTCCAATGTATCCAAACCATTGAAAGTGAAGGATAAGGGTTTTGTCAGTCAGAGTCCAGAGAGATCACAGCTGAGGAGTTCTGGTAGAGCTGAGGATGTACAGTCAAGAGATCACCAAGTCATGGCTGAGTCTCAAGAAAGGCCCCTCAGTCCTACCAAATCCCAAACTCCAAGATCCAAAGAGCAAGAGGATGAAGTCAGGAGGAGTCCATCAAAAACCTGCCACCCAAGAGTCTTACCAAGAGAATCCTCAAGTCCCCAGAGATCCAGGCTGGAAGGTTCCCCCTTGAAAACGTTTCCGATAGACATTAACCCCCAAATTAAGGTCGTTGAGGAACAACTAGGAAAGCCAACACCAGTTCCAAGACAGAGGAAGTGTCCCTCACATGAAGTGAAGCAGACAGACACTAAAACTAGCACAGAGCTCACCTCTCATCGTCTACCTTTAGATCCAGAGGACAAGGTTCATTATAAttcaacaacacacaacatacaaCAAAGTAGTTCAGGCTCCTCCACAGCTCCACAATCCAAAAAAGCTTCAGAGAAGAAGTTGGGAACCTTAACACGTCTTGCCAGATCTATCATCCCTCAGGATTTTCAGCACTACCTCGGCCCCCACGAGAACGCCCACGTCCCCTCTTTTCACAAAGCTGCTCAAGAGTCCCCTACAGCTGCAGAGACTGATGGAGTGCAGAGGCCACAGAGTGCTCTCAGAGACCATGTGGGAAACCAGAGTGACGCTCCCACAGAGGGGAGACCGTCTAGAACCAGTTCTTGGATTGTGCAAAGTACAGACGGAAACTTCAGCCAAGACACAGTGCCCGCGGCCTGGTTTCTGTCTGGGGCAAGTTCAGGCA GTTATGATGATAATTCCATGACAGCTCAGAAACGATTATCTTCAAGGACTACATCATCCAAAAGTCTGGAAAACCTCACCTCACAAACAA GAGAAGAGAGCAGCATCACCTTCAGAGAACAAATGAATCTAAGTGTGGATGATG TTGCTTCACATCCACCCTCAGTCTCTTCACTCTCCACCTCAAAGCAGATGAACAACAGCGTTTCGGGTCCAGTTTTCCAGCAGGATGAG ACGGACAGTGACAGCTCTCCGTTACGCTGGAGAAGAAACACAGGCAGCTCCATGTCTAACTTGAGTCTCTCCTCTGGGATGGCCTCCATGTCGTCT GTCAGCGGCAGCATGAGCAGCATTTACCACGCAGACTGTGGTGACATTGAAATCCAGGGAACCGTCCAGTTTGCTATGAACTACATCCAGAAGCTTGGAGAGTTTCACATCTTCGTGGTGCACTGCAGGGATCTGGCTGTAGCCGACACCAAGAAGAGCCGCTCTGACCC gtaTGTGAAATGTTACCTTCTTCCTGACAAAACCAAGTTAGGAAAGAAAAAGTCCTCTGTGAAAAAGAAGACCGTAAACCCCACCTACAATGAAATCCTCAGG TTTAAACTCATAATGGAGGTGTTGAAAACTCAGAGTTTGAACATCTCTGTGTGGCACAATGACACTTTTGGGCGGAACAGCTTCCTGGGCGAGGTGAACCTGGATCTGTCAGAGTGGGACTTCAACAACACACAGATCAATGAATATGCATTAAAAGCTCGG GTGTCAGCACAGACCTCAAGACCTGCTCCTGCCTCTCTGATAACCAGCAGAGGACAGATGAGAGTAGCCCTGAGATTCCTCCCACAGACGTCTCACA GCAAGAGAACATCTAGGATGGAGACTGGTGAGGTGCAGATTTGGGTGAAAGACTGTAAGAATCTTCCACCAGTCAGAGGAGTGATCATTGACCCGTTTGTTAAATG CACTGTACTTCCTGACACGAGCCGGAAAAGCAAACAGAAGACACGGGTGGTGAAGAGAACGGCCAACCCCATGTTCAACCACACCATGGTGTACGATGGCTTCCGGCCGGAGGACCTCAGAGAGGCCTGTGTGGAGATCACGGTGTGGGATCACGACAGGCTGAACAACCATTACATCGGTGGTCTTAGACTTGGGTTAGGGACAG GGAAAAGTTATGGGATGGAAGTGGATTGGATGGATTCGACGACAAATGAAGCAAATTTATGGCAGAAGATGTTGCAGTCTGATGGTGAATGGGTGGAGGATGTTTTACCTCTGAGAATGTTTGTGATGGCAAAAAGCATTTCAAAGTGA
- the sytl2a gene encoding synaptotagmin-like protein 2 isoform X2, whose protein sequence is MTAQKRLSSRTTSSKSLENLTSQTSNSTVQIRGEESSITFREQMNLSVDDVASHPPSVSSLSTSKQMNNSVSGPVFQQDETDSDSSPLRWRRNTGSSMSNLSLSSGMASMSSVSGSMSSIYHADCGDIEIQGTVQFAMNYIQKLGEFHIFVVHCRDLAVADTKKSRSDPYVKCYLLPDKTKLGKKKSSVKKKTVNPTYNEILRFKLIMEVLKTQSLNISVWHNDTFGRNSFLGEVNLDLSEWDFNNTQINEYALKARVSAQTSRPAPASLITSRGQMRVALRFLPQTSHSKRTSRMETGEVQIWVKDCKNLPPVRGVIIDPFVKCTVLPDTSRKSKQKTRVVKRTANPMFNHTMVYDGFRPEDLREACVEITVWDHDRLNNHYIGGLRLGLGTGKSYGMEVDWMDSTTNEANLWQKMLQSDGEWVEDVLPLRMFVMAKSISK, encoded by the exons ATGACAGCTCAGAAACGATTATCTTCAAGGACTACATCATCCAAAAGTCTGGAAAACCTCACCTCACAAACAAGTAACAGCACTGTTCAGATCAGAG GAGAAGAGAGCAGCATCACCTTCAGAGAACAAATGAATCTAAGTGTGGATGATG TTGCTTCACATCCACCCTCAGTCTCTTCACTCTCCACCTCAAAGCAGATGAACAACAGCGTTTCGGGTCCAGTTTTCCAGCAGGATGAG ACGGACAGTGACAGCTCTCCGTTACGCTGGAGAAGAAACACAGGCAGCTCCATGTCTAACTTGAGTCTCTCCTCTGGGATGGCCTCCATGTCGTCT GTCAGCGGCAGCATGAGCAGCATTTACCACGCAGACTGTGGTGACATTGAAATCCAGGGAACCGTCCAGTTTGCTATGAACTACATCCAGAAGCTTGGAGAGTTTCACATCTTCGTGGTGCACTGCAGGGATCTGGCTGTAGCCGACACCAAGAAGAGCCGCTCTGACCC gtaTGTGAAATGTTACCTTCTTCCTGACAAAACCAAGTTAGGAAAGAAAAAGTCCTCTGTGAAAAAGAAGACCGTAAACCCCACCTACAATGAAATCCTCAGG TTTAAACTCATAATGGAGGTGTTGAAAACTCAGAGTTTGAACATCTCTGTGTGGCACAATGACACTTTTGGGCGGAACAGCTTCCTGGGCGAGGTGAACCTGGATCTGTCAGAGTGGGACTTCAACAACACACAGATCAATGAATATGCATTAAAAGCTCGG GTGTCAGCACAGACCTCAAGACCTGCTCCTGCCTCTCTGATAACCAGCAGAGGACAGATGAGAGTAGCCCTGAGATTCCTCCCACAGACGTCTCACA GCAAGAGAACATCTAGGATGGAGACTGGTGAGGTGCAGATTTGGGTGAAAGACTGTAAGAATCTTCCACCAGTCAGAGGAGTGATCATTGACCCGTTTGTTAAATG CACTGTACTTCCTGACACGAGCCGGAAAAGCAAACAGAAGACACGGGTGGTGAAGAGAACGGCCAACCCCATGTTCAACCACACCATGGTGTACGATGGCTTCCGGCCGGAGGACCTCAGAGAGGCCTGTGTGGAGATCACGGTGTGGGATCACGACAGGCTGAACAACCATTACATCGGTGGTCTTAGACTTGGGTTAGGGACAG GGAAAAGTTATGGGATGGAAGTGGATTGGATGGATTCGACGACAAATGAAGCAAATTTATGGCAGAAGATGTTGCAGTCTGATGGTGAATGGGTGGAGGATGTTTTACCTCTGAGAATGTTTGTGATGGCAAAAAGCATTTCAAAGTGA